From the Papaver somniferum cultivar HN1 chromosome 2, ASM357369v1, whole genome shotgun sequence genome, the window CAGCTAATTTGGAGAATTCGATCGGAGATGTTTCTTGGCTTCTACGTGTGTCTGCTTCCGGCGATGACCGAGATGATGAATATCTCGGGCTTCCTCCTATTGCCGCCAATGAACCGATCCTATGTTTAATCTGGGAACAAATTGCGACGTTATATAAAGGATCTCTTGATAATCGATCCGATGCTGCTGCTTCTCTTGTTTCTCTTGCTCGTGATAATGACAGGTATGGGAAATTAATTATTGAAGAAGGTGGTGTTGGTCCGTTATTGAAATTAGTTAAAGAAGGTCGTATGGAAGGTCAGGAAAATGCTGCTAGGGCGATTGGATTACTCGGTCGTGACCCCGAAAGCGTTGAACATATGATACATGCTGGTGTTTGTTCTGTGTTTGCTAAGATTCTTAAAGAAGGACCGATGAAAGTTCAATCAATGGTGGCTTGGGCTGTTTCTGAGCTAGCAGCTAATCATCCTAAATGTCAAGATCATTTTGCGCAGAACAATATAATTCGGTTACTCGTGAGTCATCTCGCGTTCGAGACCGTTCAAGAACATAGTAAGTATGCTGTTACTAgtaatcataaatcaattcattCACTTGTAATGGCAAACAATGACAACAATTCAGGAAACAAGAACAATAACGTCAATAGTAATAACAACGGCAAGGGACATGAAGACGAAGAGAAGACGATTGCACATCCAATGGGGAATCAAAATCCTAATCAAATGCATAATGTGGTTGTTAATACGATAGCGAACAACATGGTTACTAAGTCAAATAGCAAACCATCATCTCAAGGTCTGCAAAACAAGCCGCCGAATCCGCACCACCACACCAAGAGCAGCAACGCAATCCCAAAACATACCCACAATCAGCAAAATATAAATTTAGCTGGAACTAGCATTAAAGGGAGAGAATTTGAAGACCCTGTTACAAAAGCAACCATGAAGGCAATGGCCGCGAAAGCCCTTTGGCATCTCGCTAAAGGTAATTCGGCTATATGCAAAAGTATTTGTGAATCAAGAGCACTTCTATGTTTTGCTGTTCTTCTTGAGAAAGGAGTGGATGATGTTCAATACAATTCTGCAATGGCATTAATG encodes:
- the LOC113347660 gene encoding uncharacterized protein LOC113347660; this encodes MGDIVKQILARPIQVADQVTKWADDVQSFKQECAELKSKTEKLAGLLRQAARASSDLYERPTRRIIDDTEQVLDKAYLLVEKCRANGMKRLFTIIPANSFKKMSANLENSIGDVSWLLRVSASGDDRDDEYLGLPPIAANEPILCLIWEQIATLYKGSLDNRSDAAASLVSLARDNDRYGKLIIEEGGVGPLLKLVKEGRMEGQENAARAIGLLGRDPESVEHMIHAGVCSVFAKILKEGPMKVQSMVAWAVSELAANHPKCQDHFAQNNIIRLLVSHLAFETVQEHSKYAVTSNHKSIHSLVMANNDNNSGNKNNNVNSNNNGKGHEDEEKTIAHPMGNQNPNQMHNVVVNTIANNMVTKSNSKPSSQGLQNKPPNPHHHTKSSNAIPKHTHNQQNINLAGTSIKGREFEDPVTKATMKAMAAKALWHLAKGNSAICKSICESRALLCFAVLLEKGVDDVQYNSAMALMEIAGVAEYDTDLRRTAFKPNSPAAKAVFDQLLRIIQEADSDLLIPCMRAMGSLARTFRATETRIIGPLVKLLDEREADVSSEAAIALSKFACSENYLHMDHSKAIINAGGAKHLIQLVYFGEQMVQIPSLILLCYIALSVPDNEALAQAEVLTVLEWSSKQGYMMQDATVETLLPEAKGRLELYQSRGSRGFH